In Kitasatospora sp. NBC_00240, the following are encoded in one genomic region:
- a CDS encoding dienelactone hydrolase family protein encodes MTAVHASTVEIPTRDGTAEAYFVRPAGEGRHPGVLLYQDAFGPRPALNAMADRLAAEGYAVLLPNVFHRQGRAPVVELPEHIDHDNRDALFAQLMPLIQGLAPALVVADADAYLGWLADCPQVADGPIGITGYCMGARLALRTAGAYPDRVAAIGGFHGGRLATDQPDSPHLAAATMTAEAYFGHADQDESMPPEQQERLEKAFTEAGVVHRCEVYQGAGHGYTQSDTSEFDSAATERHWAALLDLFARTLGG; translated from the coding sequence ATGACGGCCGTACACGCGAGCACTGTCGAGATTCCGACCCGGGACGGTACGGCGGAGGCGTACTTCGTCCGCCCGGCGGGCGAGGGACGGCACCCCGGCGTGCTGCTCTACCAGGACGCGTTCGGGCCGCGGCCGGCGCTGAACGCGATGGCGGACCGGCTGGCCGCCGAGGGCTACGCCGTCCTGCTGCCGAACGTCTTCCACCGCCAGGGCCGGGCCCCGGTGGTCGAGCTTCCCGAGCACATCGACCACGACAACCGCGATGCGCTGTTCGCTCAACTGATGCCGTTGATCCAGGGACTGGCGCCCGCCCTGGTGGTGGCCGACGCGGACGCCTATCTCGGCTGGCTCGCCGACTGCCCGCAGGTCGCCGACGGGCCGATCGGCATCACCGGCTACTGCATGGGCGCACGGCTCGCCCTGCGCACGGCCGGCGCCTACCCGGACCGGGTGGCGGCCATCGGCGGCTTCCATGGCGGCCGCCTCGCCACCGACCAGCCCGACAGCCCGCACCTGGCGGCCGCGACGATGACCGCGGAGGCGTACTTCGGCCACGCCGACCAGGACGAGTCGATGCCGCCCGAGCAGCAGGAGCGCTTGGAGAAGGCGTTCACCGAGGCGGGCGTCGTCCACCGCTGCGAGGTCTACCAGGGGGCGGGCCACGGCTACACGCAGTCCGACACCTCCGAATTCGACTCCGCGGCGACGGAACGGCACTGGGCCGCGCTGCTGGACCTCTTCGCCCGCACCCTGGGCGGCTGA